The following proteins are encoded in a genomic region of Phycisphaera sp.:
- the metG gene encoding methionine--tRNA ligase subunit beta produces MTDAPETAATETESPFKPQIVFEDFARVDLRVAKILEAGDHPKADRLLMLKLDDGSGTPRQICAGIKGHYAPEELVGRSIVIVANLAPRQLRGEESRGMLLAGSDAAKGQEERTVVLLSPMADLPPGSIVS; encoded by the coding sequence ATGACCGACGCGCCCGAGACCGCCGCGACCGAGACCGAGTCGCCCTTCAAGCCCCAGATCGTGTTCGAGGACTTCGCACGCGTCGACCTGCGCGTGGCGAAGATCCTGGAAGCCGGCGACCACCCCAAGGCCGACCGGCTGCTGATGCTCAAGCTCGACGACGGCAGCGGCACCCCGAGGCAGATCTGCGCGGGCATCAAGGGCCACTACGCGCCCGAAGAACTGGTTGGCAGGAGCATCGTGATCGTCGCCAACCTCGCACCGAGGCAGTTGCGAGGCGAGGAAAGCCGCGGCATGCTGCTGGCCGGCAGCGATGCGGCCAAGGGCCAGGAAGAGCGCACCGTGGTGCTGCTGAGCCCCATGGCCGACCTGCCGCCGGGTTCGATCGTGAGCTAA
- a CDS encoding sigma-70 family RNA polymerase sigma factor — translation MPSQDREGQPDPSPDDTHVRELVVRAGEGDEDAWRELVNAYARRVYGLLRSRSCDPARAEEITQSVFVTVARVLGKGQYTEQGRFDAWLFRVAMNRLRDDARARKRRATHALGDAAAGLEASEPAGPPPETGELHAALEGLAPADREVIELRHRADMSFKQIAEVLGQPLGTVLARHHRALRKLRTVMEAANTTGSTA, via the coding sequence ATGCCCAGCCAGGACCGAGAAGGCCAACCCGATCCATCGCCGGACGACACCCACGTCCGCGAACTGGTCGTGCGCGCTGGCGAGGGCGACGAGGACGCCTGGCGGGAACTGGTCAACGCCTACGCCCGCCGCGTCTACGGCCTGCTCCGCAGCCGCTCGTGCGACCCGGCCCGGGCCGAGGAGATCACCCAGAGCGTGTTCGTGACCGTGGCCCGGGTGCTGGGCAAGGGGCAGTACACCGAGCAGGGCCGCTTCGACGCCTGGCTCTTCCGCGTAGCGATGAATCGCCTGCGTGACGACGCCCGGGCCCGCAAGCGGCGGGCGACCCACGCCCTGGGCGACGCCGCGGCGGGCCTGGAGGCCAGCGAGCCCGCCGGCCCCCCGCCCGAGACCGGCGAGCTGCACGCCGCCCTAGAGGGCCTGGCCCCGGCCGACCGCGAGGTCATCGAGCTGCGGCATCGGGCCGACATGAGCTTCAAGCAGATCGCCGAGGTGCTCGGGCAGCCCCTGGGCACCGTGCTGGCCCGCCACCACCGGGCCCTGCGGAAGCTGCGAACGGTGATGGAGGCGGCCAATACGACGGGATCGACGGCTTAG
- a CDS encoding sigma-70 family RNA polymerase sigma factor, whose translation MPEPDERLFEQYRAGDLEAFRQLVDRYRNDLVRFLYRLTGSAHAAEDVFQDTFLQVHTSAASFDTSRRFKPWLFTIAANKGRDYLRKKGRRPASELNAPIASDGEGTTFIDLLTVELPPPEAGLERQELEGLVQDAVQRLSPTLREILLLAYFQRLSYAQIADDLEIPLGTVKSRLHAAVASFGKHWKAVMHERNLSETGQAQSDRETD comes from the coding sequence TTGCCAGAACCCGACGAGCGGCTATTCGAGCAGTATCGCGCAGGAGACCTGGAGGCGTTCCGACAATTGGTCGATCGTTATCGGAACGATCTGGTCCGGTTCCTCTACCGCCTCACCGGCTCGGCACACGCCGCCGAGGACGTTTTTCAGGACACGTTCCTGCAGGTGCATACGTCGGCGGCCAGTTTTGACACTTCTCGGAGGTTCAAGCCGTGGTTATTCACGATCGCGGCGAACAAGGGGCGCGACTACCTGCGTAAGAAGGGCAGGCGGCCGGCGAGCGAACTGAACGCGCCGATCGCCAGCGACGGCGAGGGGACGACGTTCATCGACCTGCTGACGGTCGAGTTGCCCCCGCCCGAGGCGGGGCTGGAACGCCAGGAACTGGAGGGGCTTGTGCAGGACGCGGTGCAACGGCTCTCGCCCACGCTACGGGAGATCCTCCTGCTGGCGTACTTCCAGCGGCTGAGCTATGCCCAGATCGCCGACGATCTGGAGATCCCGCTGGGCACCGTCAAGAGCCGCCTGCACGCCGCCGTGGCATCGTTCGGCAAGCACTGGAAGGCCGTGATGCACGAGCGGAATCTGAGCGAGACGGGGCAGGCCCAGAGCGATCGAGAGACCGACTGA
- the rpmI gene encoding 50S ribosomal protein L35, translated as MPKTKPHKGTLKRIRISKSGKVRHRSANHKHLSSHKSGKRLRHLRKDPIMANPDAKRLEKLLFRRLRGRNQPKSTIKRSPSPEQRRAEREAAES; from the coding sequence ATGCCGAAGACCAAGCCCCATAAGGGCACGCTCAAGCGGATCCGGATCTCCAAGTCGGGCAAGGTGCGCCACCGCTCGGCGAACCACAAGCACTTGAGTTCGCATAAGTCGGGCAAGCGTCTGCGCCACCTGCGCAAGGATCCGATCATGGCCAACCCGGACGCCAAGCGTCTGGAGAAGCTGCTGTTCCGTCGCCTGCGCGGTCGCAACCAGCCCAAGAGCACCATCAAGCGCAGCCCGAGCCCCGAGCAGCGTCGCGCCGAGCGCGAGGCCGCCGAGAGCTGA
- the rplT gene encoding 50S ribosomal protein L20, producing MPRVRIGSARNRSRKRILRGARGYYGARKNHRYLAKDAIIRGGAFAYAHRRLRKRDMRKLWITRITAACKMRGTRYSVVINGLKLSGITLNRKMLSQIAIEDPKLFDTLVETALKNTTAGNPGEFKPAAA from the coding sequence ATGCCCCGCGTTCGCATTGGCTCCGCTCGTAATCGCTCCCGCAAGCGCATCCTCCGCGGTGCCCGTGGCTACTACGGGGCCCGCAAGAACCACCGCTACCTGGCCAAGGACGCCATCATCCGCGGCGGCGCGTTCGCCTACGCCCACCGCCGCCTGCGTAAGCGCGACATGCGCAAGCTCTGGATCACCCGCATCACCGCGGCCTGCAAGATGCGCGGCACGCGCTACAGCGTGGTCATCAACGGGCTGAAGCTGTCGGGCATCACGCTGAACCGCAAGATGCTCAGCCAGATCGCCATCGAGGACCCCAAGCTGTTCGACACGCTGGTCGAGACGGCCCTCAAGAACACGACCGCCGGCAACCCCGGGGAGTTCAAGCCCGCCGCGGCGTGA
- a CDS encoding response regulator encodes MTTTPDPQAQPGDTAQLTGTVLVVDDNAQNAELLEAYLDDLGISVVVAHDGQAALDAVASDPPDLILMDIMMPRMSGYQATERLKGDPKTKDIPIIMVTALGEVGDVERAVDCGADDFLTKPVNKIELLTRVRSLLRVRQLQSDLDKAQNQLRKFLRED; translated from the coding sequence ATGACCACCACGCCCGATCCCCAAGCCCAGCCGGGCGACACCGCGCAGCTTACCGGCACCGTGCTGGTCGTCGACGATAACGCCCAGAACGCCGAACTGCTCGAGGCCTACCTCGACGACCTGGGCATCTCTGTGGTCGTGGCCCACGACGGGCAGGCCGCCCTCGACGCCGTGGCCAGCGACCCGCCCGATCTGATCCTCATGGACATCATGATGCCCCGTATGAGCGGCTACCAGGCCACCGAGCGGCTCAAGGGCGACCCCAAGACCAAGGACATCCCCATCATCATGGTCACCGCCCTGGGTGAGGTCGGCGACGTCGAGCGGGCGGTCGATTGCGGGGCCGACGACTTCCTGACCAAACCGGTCAACAAGATCGAGCTGCTCACCCGCGTCCGCTCGCTGCTCCGCGTCCGCCAGCTCCAGAGCGACCTGGACAAGGCCCAGAATCAGCTCCGCAAGTTCCTGAGAGAAGATTGA
- the dacB gene encoding D-alanyl-D-alanine carboxypeptidase/D-alanyl-D-alanine-endopeptidase, which yields MALAFGRQGIAGNRFAGVLAGLLVLVATLPAFADLQRGLERAIAQAGLDEMDVGISVVELRTGRRVVDIEAFEPLIPASNMKLLTSASALLALGEGFMFDTRFILDGETLIVVGSGDPGFGDPALLSDLAEPMDVEAMLDYIADAIVKAGPTKIREVVIDDRVFDRHTVHDDWPSGQLQYYYCAEVGGLNFHLNIANVFARPTTLNQPARIVIEPRASGVDIENTTRTVGQRTAAGRPHSSSIAVHRDPEGNQWRISGSVSRSVGAPTALRDTAIIFGEILAERLEQRGVEIGEAHALPAHAVRRVDEDETYEGNTILVVKTPIEEVLRRCNSDSYNMHAEALFKRLGHSLTSQSGSWPLGAAAMRSVLIDAMGPSALDGLRVSDGSGMSRQNKVTPATLTALLSHMNALRDDGVRVMFQDSLARSGEGTLRRNFLSPRELKHDVVAKTGYLNHVRTISGYIVPKGGSEPVVAFSIMMNGFKSSDSLRSRELRNELVRLIDVESVKMGSGAMVVEPGTP from the coding sequence ATGGCATTGGCGTTTGGTCGGCAGGGAATAGCTGGGAATCGGTTCGCGGGCGTGCTGGCAGGGCTGCTGGTGCTGGTGGCGACGCTGCCGGCGTTCGCGGACCTGCAGCGGGGCTTGGAGCGGGCGATCGCCCAGGCCGGGCTGGACGAGATGGACGTGGGCATCAGCGTGGTGGAGCTGCGCACGGGCCGGCGTGTGGTCGACATCGAGGCCTTCGAGCCGCTGATCCCTGCCTCGAACATGAAGCTACTGACCAGCGCGTCGGCCCTGCTCGCGCTGGGCGAGGGGTTCATGTTCGACACGCGGTTCATTCTGGACGGTGAAACGCTGATCGTGGTGGGTTCTGGCGATCCGGGTTTTGGTGACCCGGCGCTTCTGAGTGATCTGGCCGAGCCGATGGACGTGGAAGCGATGCTTGACTACATCGCCGACGCGATCGTGAAGGCTGGACCAACGAAAATCCGCGAGGTCGTGATCGACGACCGGGTGTTCGATCGGCACACGGTGCACGATGATTGGCCGAGCGGCCAGTTGCAGTACTACTACTGCGCCGAGGTGGGCGGGCTGAACTTCCACCTCAACATCGCCAACGTGTTCGCGAGGCCCACGACGCTCAACCAACCGGCGCGGATCGTGATCGAGCCGAGGGCCAGCGGTGTGGACATCGAGAACACGACCCGGACGGTTGGCCAGCGGACGGCCGCGGGCCGCCCGCATTCGAGCAGCATCGCCGTCCATCGCGATCCAGAGGGGAACCAGTGGCGCATCTCGGGCAGCGTGTCTCGCTCGGTGGGCGCACCCACGGCACTGCGAGACACGGCGATCATCTTTGGCGAGATACTGGCCGAACGGCTGGAACAACGCGGGGTCGAGATCGGCGAGGCCCACGCACTGCCGGCCCATGCCGTCCGGCGTGTCGACGAGGACGAGACCTACGAGGGCAACACCATCCTAGTGGTCAAGACGCCGATCGAAGAGGTGCTCCGGCGGTGCAACTCGGACAGCTACAACATGCACGCCGAAGCGCTCTTCAAGCGGCTCGGGCACTCGTTAACGAGCCAGAGCGGGAGCTGGCCACTGGGCGCGGCGGCGATGCGGTCGGTGCTGATCGACGCGATGGGCCCGTCGGCGCTCGATGGGCTGCGCGTGTCCGATGGCAGCGGCATGAGCCGGCAGAACAAGGTCACGCCCGCGACGCTCACGGCCCTGCTCTCCCACATGAACGCCCTGCGCGACGACGGCGTGCGGGTGATGTTCCAGGACTCGCTCGCGCGCTCGGGCGAGGGCACGCTTCGTCGGAACTTCCTGTCGCCACGCGAGCTGAAGCACGACGTAGTCGCCAAGACGGGCTACCTCAACCATGTCCGGACTATCTCGGGCTACATCGTGCCCAAGGGTGGCAGCGAGCCGGTGGTGGCGTTCTCGATCATGATGAACGGGTTCAAGTCGAGCGACAGCTTGCGCAGCCGGGAGTTGCGGAACGAGTTGGTTCGTCTGATCGACGTGGAGTCGGTCAAGATGGGGTCGGGGGCGATGGTCGTGGAACCTGGGACGCCATAG
- a CDS encoding UbiD family decarboxylase — MDRDLRSFVETLRQAGELLEITEPVSPVHDIAELAHQASKTKAPKPCSTATQQNDPRFHDRGGPALLFRKPEGSDFPVLINAFGSYRRMEMALGDKGLETIANTIAELTKPQPPRSFGEVLQKAKQFAPLLKIGPKRLKSAGPCQQVVRTGEAIDLTRLPMLRCWPLDGDFEAVGYPAGINDGIEGLGHPDISEEEWNARYRGRYITLAGIHTIHADDRNEKRPASHNIGMYRVQLLGKDRVAMHWHLHHDGASHWRSWKRLGEPMPVAIALGGPSVLPYAATAPLPPGISELLMAGFLNGKGIRMCRAKTVPLWVPADAEMSIEGLVSTEAGSPGWDPRETDEPLGPGAVFEGPFGDHTGFYSMPDRYPIVKVTAFTHRENAIYPTTVVGLPPQEDYFLGKATERLFLPLLKTIVHDIEDYDLPLFGAFHNCAMVQINKAYAMQGRRVMASIWGAGQMAWTKCLFIVDQGVNVHDTEAVLRFAAERCDPLADVVLTQGPLDILDHAAPDLGAGTKIGFDCTTKMPGDRLTDDPPIRSLPDPQRIVSGVDGAAMPVPGWLFIATEARGKELESIWQRVQQALGDAVPFVVFLGQGVNVHNVDEAMFHFLANSDPGRDALSTDAGLRVRAWDATPKTTGTLRGQGVRAWPPVIRSDPDAVEQTRSIASKFEDTREVVGPG; from the coding sequence ATGGACCGCGACCTGCGCAGTTTTGTCGAAACCCTCCGTCAAGCCGGAGAACTCCTCGAGATCACCGAACCGGTCTCGCCGGTGCACGACATCGCCGAACTCGCCCATCAGGCCAGCAAGACCAAGGCCCCGAAGCCGTGCTCCACCGCCACGCAACAGAATGACCCGAGATTCCATGATCGCGGCGGTCCCGCCCTGCTCTTCCGGAAGCCCGAGGGCAGCGACTTCCCCGTCCTCATCAACGCATTTGGCAGCTACCGGCGGATGGAGATGGCGCTCGGCGACAAGGGGCTGGAAACGATCGCGAACACGATCGCCGAGCTCACCAAGCCCCAGCCCCCGCGCTCCTTCGGCGAGGTTCTCCAGAAGGCCAAGCAATTCGCCCCCCTGCTGAAGATCGGCCCCAAACGCCTCAAGAGCGCCGGCCCGTGCCAGCAGGTCGTGCGCACGGGCGAAGCAATCGACCTCACCCGCCTGCCCATGCTCCGCTGCTGGCCGCTCGATGGCGACTTCGAGGCCGTGGGCTACCCGGCGGGCATCAACGATGGGATCGAGGGATTAGGCCACCCCGACATCTCCGAAGAAGAATGGAACGCCAGGTACCGCGGCCGTTACATCACGCTGGCGGGCATCCACACCATCCACGCCGACGACCGCAACGAGAAGCGGCCCGCGAGCCACAACATCGGCATGTACCGCGTGCAACTGCTGGGCAAGGACCGCGTGGCCATGCACTGGCACCTGCACCACGACGGCGCGAGCCACTGGCGGAGCTGGAAGAGGCTGGGCGAGCCCATGCCCGTGGCCATCGCGCTGGGTGGCCCGAGCGTGCTGCCCTACGCCGCCACCGCGCCGCTGCCGCCGGGGATTAGTGAGCTTTTGATGGCCGGGTTCCTCAACGGCAAGGGCATCCGAATGTGCCGGGCCAAGACGGTGCCGCTGTGGGTGCCCGCCGACGCCGAGATGAGCATCGAGGGGCTTGTTAGCACCGAGGCCGGCTCGCCCGGTTGGGACCCTCGCGAAACCGACGAGCCCCTGGGACCGGGTGCCGTCTTTGAGGGCCCCTTCGGCGACCACACGGGCTTCTACTCCATGCCCGATCGTTACCCCATCGTGAAGGTCACCGCGTTTACGCATCGCGAGAACGCGATCTACCCCACGACTGTCGTCGGCCTGCCTCCGCAAGAGGACTACTTCCTGGGCAAGGCCACCGAGCGGCTGTTCCTGCCGCTGCTCAAGACCATCGTCCACGACATCGAGGACTACGACCTTCCGCTCTTTGGCGCTTTCCACAACTGCGCGATGGTGCAGATCAACAAGGCCTACGCCATGCAGGGTCGCCGTGTGATGGCCAGCATCTGGGGCGCGGGGCAGATGGCCTGGACCAAGTGCCTGTTCATCGTCGACCAGGGCGTCAACGTCCACGACACCGAAGCGGTCTTGCGATTCGCAGCCGAACGCTGCGATCCGCTCGCCGACGTCGTGCTCACGCAGGGCCCGCTCGACATCCTCGACCACGCCGCCCCGGACCTGGGCGCGGGCACCAAGATCGGCTTCGACTGCACCACCAAGATGCCCGGCGATCGCCTGACAGACGATCCGCCCATTCGCTCATTGCCCGACCCGCAGCGCATCGTCTCGGGCGTGGATGGCGCCGCCATGCCCGTGCCCGGCTGGCTGTTCATCGCGACCGAAGCGCGAGGCAAGGAGTTGGAATCGATCTGGCAACGCGTGCAGCAAGCGCTGGGCGACGCCGTGCCGTTCGTGGTGTTCCTGGGTCAAGGCGTCAACGTCCACAACGTCGACGAGGCCATGTTCCATTTCCTCGCAAACAGTGATCCGGGCCGCGACGCTCTATCCACCGACGCCGGCCTGCGCGTTCGAGCCTGGGATGCCACACCAAAGACCACCGGCACGCTGCGAGGCCAGGGCGTCCGGGCCTGGCCGCCGGTGATCCGCAGTGATCCCGACGCGGTCGAGCAGACCCGATCGATCGCCTCAAAGTTCGAGGACACGCGTGAGGTCGTCGGCCCGGGCTGA
- a CDS encoding methyltransferase domain-containing protein — MADQPPTTDASGEPREDDPWGNLERVAQPPSAFACATTRDWPGYFKAVAGKEARETLVRALEIIDEPGFAIDLGCGEGRDTVELLARGWRVLAIDGHGMATDLTLHHPRLPKDATDRLEVKLAEMEAVELPPCDLLNASFSLPFCRPEKFDELWDRIHASIRPGGVFAGQLFGDRDTWAALPDRSHQTRKKVGEMFRGRYQLEHFQEDERDGIDTLGNAKHWHTFHIVARRCPDGAQGCAEPEIQRR, encoded by the coding sequence ATGGCCGACCAGCCCCCCACCACCGATGCCAGCGGGGAGCCCCGCGAGGACGACCCGTGGGGCAATCTTGAGCGGGTTGCCCAGCCGCCGTCGGCCTTCGCCTGCGCCACGACGCGGGACTGGCCTGGGTATTTCAAGGCCGTGGCGGGCAAGGAGGCCCGCGAGACGCTGGTGAGGGCGCTCGAGATCATCGACGAGCCCGGATTTGCCATCGACCTGGGCTGCGGCGAGGGTCGGGACACCGTCGAGCTGCTGGCCCGGGGCTGGCGGGTGCTGGCCATCGACGGGCACGGCATGGCGACCGATCTGACGCTGCACCATCCCCGATTGCCCAAGGACGCGACCGATCGGCTGGAGGTGAAGCTGGCGGAGATGGAGGCGGTGGAGCTTCCGCCGTGCGACCTGCTCAACGCGAGCTTCAGCCTGCCCTTCTGCCGGCCCGAGAAGTTCGATGAGCTCTGGGATCGCATCCACGCGTCGATCCGCCCCGGGGGGGTGTTCGCGGGCCAGCTCTTTGGCGACCGGGACACCTGGGCTGCGCTGCCCGATCGCAGCCACCAGACCCGGAAGAAGGTGGGCGAGATGTTCCGCGGCCGGTACCAGCTCGAGCACTTCCAGGAAGACGAACGCGATGGCATCGACACGCTGGGCAATGCCAAGCACTGGCACACGTTCCACATCGTTGCTAGGCGTTGCCCGGATGGAGCGCAAGGCTGTGCCGAGCCGGAGATTCAGCGACGGTAG
- a CDS encoding prepilin-type N-terminal cleavage/methylation domain-containing protein yields MPRRGAHGRAGFTITEMVVTLAVILVLFAIGAPIILQARNTARESRCLSNVRQLLIGMSAFSASNGSRLPENRVLESTSEYITWRQMLMDEGYIDDPGIWTCPLHPKPGPRSEFGYITGGSRCVGDPVSSYSLNGHLLWRGQQLDDRARIIDTVIDRPSHTILVAETNRAFCHLRVSPPLVANYFGDNPGPYSYWHAGKGVYGFQDGHVEVIAFLDTGNPDCRWHNRTDLTPDPFVPQTQAETKPHAHPDWEVLVPDVYRR; encoded by the coding sequence ATGCCCCGGCGGGGTGCCCATGGGCGTGCGGGCTTCACGATCACCGAGATGGTCGTGACCCTGGCGGTCATCCTTGTACTGTTTGCGATTGGAGCGCCCATCATCCTCCAGGCTCGCAACACCGCTCGCGAGTCGCGTTGCTTGAGCAACGTGCGTCAGCTCCTCATCGGGATGAGCGCGTTCTCGGCTTCGAACGGTTCGCGGCTGCCCGAGAACCGCGTGCTCGAGTCAACCTCGGAATATATCACCTGGCGGCAGATGCTGATGGATGAAGGGTACATCGATGATCCGGGAATCTGGACCTGCCCGCTTCACCCAAAACCCGGTCCGCGCAGTGAGTTCGGGTACATAACTGGTGGTTCGCGCTGCGTCGGAGACCCCGTCTCGAGTTACTCGCTCAATGGCCACTTGTTGTGGAGGGGCCAGCAACTCGACGACCGGGCTCGCATCATCGACACCGTGATCGATCGACCGAGTCACACCATCCTCGTTGCCGAGACCAACCGTGCCTTCTGCCACCTGCGCGTCAGCCCGCCCCTGGTCGCCAACTACTTTGGCGACAACCCCGGCCCCTATAGCTACTGGCACGCGGGCAAGGGCGTCTACGGATTCCAAGACGGCCACGTCGAGGTGATCGCCTTCCTCGATACCGGCAACCCCGATTGCCGCTGGCACAATCGAACCGATCTGACGCCCGATCCGTTCGTGCCGCAAACCCAAGCGGAAACGAAGCCTCACGCGCATCCCGATTGGGAGGTTCTGGTGCCCGATGTCTACCGTCGCTGA
- a CDS encoding sigma-70 family RNA polymerase sigma factor, with amino-acid sequence MGGFDANTGGTSLDDASALLRYARSGDAAAFELLIHRYGTMVLATCRRRLSSDADAEDAAQETFLRLARDASRVRSNLAGWLHACAVGTSVDLVRRGGARVRAESRVVTPERVDTAEDSAMFWRDIEPIIDEALADLDMHDRELLVARFLAQRPQFELARQWGVSEGTISRRISRALDRLRARLAARGLAIASAGSLGVVLGHAAAQAAPLGVPAGLGKIAMTGIGARPAKAFGVIGWSSAAMLAGASVTIGLLLLAPGGGGVVPGASTATSLSVDSKRSTELGPARPRRSLGPFQIISAYDEDFNSSGTFVTRDGIAIRRGNEPESGAPRRIRLDIVETRPQDDDPSTKQLREVAEIDVLTARVLPKDDEWARFRRGENLTLLIAFDQFDRIVIREKDGKVQIGKNEPTWYGVRPPPGWDQRDEIPEDPGPLGILGPWTESERIGVTISGEEIRFGPENWNAGRYRVIEWEQREGYSRVLSAQAGGRDPRLIGTRFKLLIREQDDGYEIAYFPPSTGRSNRWPSSFEHTRDNPVRLVKLGRDG; translated from the coding sequence ATGGGCGGATTTGACGCAAACACGGGCGGAACATCGCTGGACGACGCCTCGGCCCTGCTTCGGTACGCCCGCAGCGGCGATGCGGCGGCCTTTGAGTTGCTCATCCATCGATATGGGACCATGGTGCTGGCCACATGCAGGCGACGATTGTCCAGCGATGCCGATGCGGAGGATGCGGCCCAGGAGACCTTCCTGCGTCTCGCTCGCGATGCCTCAAGAGTTCGCAGCAACCTGGCCGGGTGGCTGCACGCCTGCGCGGTGGGGACATCCGTCGACCTCGTCCGGCGGGGTGGTGCTCGAGTTCGTGCAGAGTCGCGAGTGGTGACCCCAGAACGCGTCGACACTGCTGAAGATTCCGCGATGTTCTGGCGAGACATCGAGCCGATCATCGACGAAGCACTCGCCGATCTCGACATGCATGATCGTGAACTGCTCGTGGCTCGATTCCTGGCGCAGCGGCCGCAGTTCGAGTTGGCCCGCCAATGGGGCGTGAGCGAAGGCACGATCTCGCGGCGCATCTCTCGCGCGCTCGACAGGCTTCGTGCCCGGCTTGCCGCCAGGGGTTTGGCGATCGCGAGCGCCGGCTCTCTCGGAGTTGTGCTGGGTCATGCCGCCGCCCAAGCGGCACCTCTTGGGGTGCCCGCCGGTCTTGGCAAGATCGCGATGACCGGCATCGGTGCGAGACCGGCGAAGGCATTCGGTGTGATCGGTTGGAGTTCGGCCGCGATGCTGGCTGGCGCCTCGGTCACTATTGGGTTGTTGCTACTCGCCCCGGGCGGGGGTGGCGTCGTGCCCGGAGCGTCAACTGCAACTTCCTTGTCCGTGGATTCGAAGCGCAGCACCGAACTTGGCCCGGCACGCCCCCGCCGGTCGCTTGGGCCGTTCCAGATCATCTCCGCGTACGACGAAGACTTCAATTCCAGCGGTACATTCGTGACGCGAGATGGCATCGCCATCCGTCGGGGCAACGAGCCCGAATCCGGTGCGCCTCGGAGGATCCGACTGGACATCGTGGAGACGAGACCGCAAGATGACGACCCGAGCACCAAGCAACTACGAGAGGTGGCCGAGATCGACGTGCTGACCGCTCGCGTGCTACCCAAGGATGACGAGTGGGCCAGATTCCGTCGCGGCGAAAACCTCACGCTGCTGATCGCCTTCGACCAGTTCGATCGCATCGTGATCCGGGAGAAGGACGGAAAGGTCCAGATCGGCAAGAACGAACCGACGTGGTATGGTGTTCGACCCCCGCCGGGATGGGATCAACGCGATGAGATCCCAGAAGACCCGGGGCCGCTGGGCATCCTCGGTCCCTGGACCGAATCTGAGCGCATCGGGGTCACGATCAGTGGTGAGGAGATCCGATTCGGACCCGAGAACTGGAACGCGGGGAGATACCGCGTGATCGAGTGGGAGCAACGGGAAGGCTACTCCCGCGTGCTCAGCGCGCAGGCAGGCGGACGAGACCCACGCCTCATTGGCACCCGCTTCAAGCTGCTCATTCGAGAGCAAGACGACGGCTATGAGATCGCGTACTTTCCTCCCTCCACCGGCCGGAGCAATCGCTGGCCGTCCTCCTTCGAGCACACACGCGACAACCCCGTTCGTCTCGTGAAGCTCGGGAGGGATGGCTGA